The window CTTAGGGCAAAACTTTTTAATTGATCCAAATATCTTACGTAATATTGTAAGTCATGCGGATCTTACGAAGGATTCTGCTGCAATTGAAATTGGACCAGGTATTGGAGCATTAACGGAACATTTAGCGAGAACTGCAGGAAAAGTTGTTGCATTTGAAATTGACCAAAGACTGTTACCTGTTTTAGCAGATACATTATCGCCATACGATAACGTAGAAATTATTCACGCAGATATATTAGAAGCGAATGTTCTACAAATATTTGAAGATCAGCTCCAAAACTACAAGGATGTTATGGTTGTAGCCAATTTACCTTACTACGTAACGACGCCAATATTGTTGAAACTGTTAATGGATCGTCTTCCTATTCGTGGGATGGTTGTCATGATGCAAAAGGAAGTGGCTGATCGAATTACCGCATCACCAGGAACTAAAGCATATGGGTCTTTGTCCATTGCTATTCAGTACTACATGGAAGCAGAAATAGCGATGATTGTCCCTAAAGCGGTGTTTATGCCACAACCAAACGTAGATTCAGCAGTTATTAAACTAACTCGCCGTGAAGCACCACCAATTCAAGTAATCGATGAGGAATTCTTATTTAAAGTTTCTCGTGGTTCTTTTGTTCAACGAAGAAAAACGATTATTAATAACCTGCAGTCATCACTACCAAACGGAAAGGCAAAGAAAGATCTTATTATTCAAGCTTTAGAAAAAGTAGGCGTAGACCCAACTAGACGTGGAGAAACTTTAAGCATAGAAGAGTTCGGGAAATTATCCAATGAACTATATGGAGAATTTCATTAATCATACTTGTTACAAAATAAGTAATATTTATAAAAAAAATAAGTATGGCTGACAAATAAAAACGTTGACAACTATATAGGATGATTGTTAAAATATTTTGTTTGACAAAATTTTAAAACGGTGGTAAGATAGTAATCAGTGAGGTGTATGCGAAATGCCAAAAACTTTAGCTGATATTAAGAAGTCATTAGATCATCATTTAGGCAAACGTTTGCAATTAAAAGCAAACGGAGGACGTAAGAAAACAATTGAGCGTGCGGGTGTACTTAGAGAGACATATCATGCAGTATTTGTTATCGATTTGGATCAAGATGAAAACTCTTTTGAACGTGTATCTTATAGTTATGCAGATGTTTTGACCGAAGCAGTAGAAATCACTATTTTTGACGAAGCAAATAATTTAATTGTTGTAAAATGATTTTTTAGAACTTTTATCTTTTATTTTTATAATTTTAAAAACCCCTTTTCTATTTTATTAGAAAAGGGGTTTTCTTTTGGTTTGCGGACATACTAAAAAAGCTAGTTGTTCCAAAGGAGGATTCACCTATGTCTAGAAAAGGGATAATGTCTAAAGAATTAAAAGAAGAGATAGCCAAGGATCTTGGATTTTATGAGGTAGTCAAAACCGAGGGCTGGGGAGGAATTAAATCACGTGATGCAGGTAATATGGTGAAGCGAGCAATTGAAATGGCAGAACAGCAAATGAAATCACCAAGTAAATAAGCATGTGCCATAGTATTCATAGTACTAATGCACACGAGGGACAAAACTAAAGAACAACTAGCACATAGAAAAGACGGAGCAATCCGTCTTTTCTTTAAATAAAAGTACAAATTTTTGGGTGCCAAGAATTCGGTTTTCTGTATGTATTTTAACTAATAGGTTTATGAAATAATGTCACTGATTTCCGCAGGCGGACGCTTCCCGCGGGCGAGAACCGAGCCTCTTGGAAGTGTGAAAGTAGAAACCCACCATTGTTTTGTCAGAGATTATAGAAAAACAATCTCATAGATTATTAATATAGATTATAAATAAGTCTTTGCTTTATTTCTGCTTATAACCTATGTTTTTTACCAATTAGGGGCTACTGTATCTCACTTCCGCATTCCTTATGCATTGTGTTAAAATAGGGGACAACATATTTGGGAAAAGGAGCAGATGAAATGTATTACGTAAAAGCACCTGCTAAAATAAATCTAACACTAGATGTACTACATAAGCGTCCAGACGGTTACCATGAAGTAGAAATGATTATGACAACAGTGGATTTAGCTGACCGTATAGGATTAGAGGTAAGAGAAGATGGAGCAATACATATATTATCCGTGGACCGCTTTGTTCCAAATGATCATCGGAATCTAGCATATCAGGCCGCAAAGATTCTGAAGGACATCTATCGAGTGAAAAAGGGAGTTTCTATTACAATCGAAAAGAATATTCCTGTAGCGGCTGGACTAGCTGGCGGTAGTAGTGACGCAGCAGCAACTTTAAAAGGATTAAATATTATTTGGGAATTAGGTCTTTCTTTAGATGAACTTGCTGAGATAGGAACAAAAATTGGCTCCGATGTGGCATTTTGCGTTTACGGAGGAACTGCTTTAGCAACAGGTAGAGGAGAGAGGATACAAGAACTTCCTTCTCCAGCCAATTGTTGGATCATCCTTGCGAAGCCGACACTCGGGGTATCGACTGCAGATATTTATGGTAATCTAAAAGTAAACGAAATAAAACATCCGAACACTGCTCAAATGATCGAATCTATTCAGCAGAAGGACTTTGATCTAATGTGTGCTTCTGTTGGAAACGTGTTGGAGGATGTAACACTCAAACTATACCCAGAGGTTGCTGGTTTAAAAGAGCAGATGAAAAAATTCGGAGCCGATGCTGTTTTGATGAGTGGAAGTGGACCAACTGTGTTTGGGATAGTCGATCAGGAGACGAGAGTACATAGAATATATAATGGTCTCCGTGGATTCTGCGACGAAGTATATGCAGTCCGTTTAATGGGTGATCGGGAACCGCTTGCTTAAATCCGGATGTTTGTGGTAAGTTTTCTATAAAACATTCGTCTTTGGAGGTGAAGGTATGAAATGGAAAAGAAGTGAACGACTTGTAGATATGACACAATATCTTATGGAGCATCCGCATAAATTAATCCCTTTAACATTCTTTGCTTCTTTATATCAATCTGCTAAATCTTCCATAAGTGAGGATTTGACCATTGTGAAAGAAACATTTGAAGAAAGAGGCAGAGGTGTACTTGTTACTGTTCCAGGTGCAGCCGGTGGAGTCAAGTTCATTCCAACGATGACAGAAGTAGATGTCTTAGAAATAGCGGAAGATTTGATGGAGCAGCTTTCTAAAGTGGATCGATTATTACCTGGCGGGTATTTGTATATGACGGACCTGTTAGGAAACCCATCATTGATGAATAAAATCGGTAAAGTATTCGCATCCGC is drawn from Psychrobacillus sp. INOP01 and contains these coding sequences:
- a CDS encoding small, acid-soluble spore protein, alpha/beta type, whose amino-acid sequence is MSRKGIMSKELKEEIAKDLGFYEVVKTEGWGGIKSRDAGNMVKRAIEMAEQQMKSPSK
- the ispE gene encoding 4-(cytidine 5'-diphospho)-2-C-methyl-D-erythritol kinase — its product is MYYVKAPAKINLTLDVLHKRPDGYHEVEMIMTTVDLADRIGLEVREDGAIHILSVDRFVPNDHRNLAYQAAKILKDIYRVKKGVSITIEKNIPVAAGLAGGSSDAAATLKGLNIIWELGLSLDELAEIGTKIGSDVAFCVYGGTALATGRGERIQELPSPANCWIILAKPTLGVSTADIYGNLKVNEIKHPNTAQMIESIQQKDFDLMCASVGNVLEDVTLKLYPEVAGLKEQMKKFGADAVLMSGSGPTVFGIVDQETRVHRIYNGLRGFCDEVYAVRLMGDREPLA
- the rsmA gene encoding 16S rRNA (adenine(1518)-N(6)/adenine(1519)-N(6))-dimethyltransferase RsmA — its product is MQKDIATPIRTQEILKKYGFSFKKSLGQNFLIDPNILRNIVSHADLTKDSAAIEIGPGIGALTEHLARTAGKVVAFEIDQRLLPVLADTLSPYDNVEIIHADILEANVLQIFEDQLQNYKDVMVVANLPYYVTTPILLKLLMDRLPIRGMVVMMQKEVADRITASPGTKAYGSLSIAIQYYMEAEIAMIVPKAVFMPQPNVDSAVIKLTRREAPPIQVIDEEFLFKVSRGSFVQRRKTIINNLQSSLPNGKAKKDLIIQALEKVGVDPTRRGETLSIEEFGKLSNELYGEFH
- the veg gene encoding biofilm formation stimulator Veg, producing the protein MPKTLADIKKSLDHHLGKRLQLKANGGRKKTIERAGVLRETYHAVFVIDLDQDENSFERVSYSYADVLTEAVEITIFDEANNLIVVK